In Litoribrevibacter albus, a single window of DNA contains:
- the era gene encoding GTPase Era codes for MTIEDQTQEPQQRCGYVAIVGRPNVGKSTLLNKILGQKISITCRKPQTTRHQIIGVKTEGDVQAVYVDTPGLHLNKEKALNRFMNKAASSALEGVDVVVFIIDRTAWTEEEDFVLDKIKRSGIPTILAINKVDWLEDKESLLPFMQEISQKHDFVEMIPISAKTGRQVDVLEEKVESFLPESIHFYPEDQLTDRSSRFLSAEIVREKVMRSLGEEVPYQMTVMVERFKVIKGRIHIDAVIYVEKQGQKLILIGNKGGRIKQIGIDARQDMERLFDNQVVLKLWVKVKSGWSDDERALQSLGYFDQLD; via the coding sequence ATGACCATCGAAGACCAAACTCAAGAACCTCAACAGCGGTGTGGCTATGTTGCTATCGTCGGACGTCCGAATGTTGGGAAGTCGACGTTACTGAATAAGATCTTAGGTCAAAAGATTAGTATTACCTGTCGTAAGCCACAAACCACCAGACATCAAATCATTGGTGTGAAGACCGAAGGTGATGTGCAGGCGGTATATGTTGATACTCCAGGACTGCATCTTAACAAAGAGAAAGCATTGAACCGCTTTATGAACAAAGCGGCATCATCAGCGCTTGAAGGCGTAGATGTGGTTGTTTTTATTATTGATCGCACAGCCTGGACTGAAGAAGAAGACTTTGTTCTGGATAAGATCAAACGTTCAGGTATTCCGACGATTCTAGCAATCAATAAAGTGGATTGGTTAGAAGATAAAGAGTCTCTATTGCCTTTCATGCAAGAGATCAGTCAGAAACATGATTTTGTTGAAATGATCCCTATCTCCGCGAAAACCGGGCGACAAGTAGATGTTTTGGAAGAGAAGGTGGAATCGTTCCTTCCAGAGAGTATTCACTTTTATCCGGAAGATCAGCTAACCGATCGAAGTTCCCGCTTTTTGTCGGCAGAAATTGTGCGAGAAAAAGTTATGCGTTCTTTGGGTGAGGAAGTACCTTACCAAATGACCGTGATGGTAGAGCGTTTCAAGGTCATTAAAGGGCGTATCCACATTGACGCGGTTATCTACGTGGAAAAGCAAGGTCAGAAGCTCATCCTGATAGGTAATAAAGGCGGTCGGATCAAGCAGATTGGTATCGATGCGCGTCAGGATATGGAGCGGTTGTTTGATAACCAAGTGGTGCTTAAGCTTTGGGTTAAAGTGAAAAGTGGTTGGTCTGACGACGAGAGAGCTCTTCAAAGCCTGGGTTATTTTGATCAGTTGGATTGA
- the rnc gene encoding ribonuclease III produces the protein MTNQYISLYNQLGYHFQDEALLELALSHRSVGGKNNERLEFLGDSILNYVIGEDLYHRFSDAQEGQLSRLRARMVKGATLAELGREFGLSEYMKMGSGELKSGGYRRDSILADAVEAIIGAIHLENHGDMAACKRVILNWYQSRLEKLSVKDTLKDPKTRLQEFLQSRQQPLPQYEVVNVKGQAHQQTFFVECRVESLEEVAYGKGTSRRIAEQVAAGEALILLGVDTREEKQ, from the coding sequence ATGACAAATCAATACATTTCTTTATATAACCAGTTAGGTTACCACTTCCAGGACGAGGCTCTGTTGGAGCTGGCTCTTAGTCACCGAAGTGTCGGTGGTAAAAACAATGAACGTTTAGAGTTTCTCGGCGATTCCATATTAAATTATGTGATCGGTGAGGATCTCTATCACCGTTTTTCTGACGCTCAGGAAGGGCAGCTCAGTCGTCTTCGTGCTCGCATGGTGAAAGGCGCAACCTTGGCTGAATTAGGCCGTGAATTTGGCTTGAGCGAATACATGAAAATGGGGTCGGGAGAGCTCAAAAGCGGTGGCTATCGTAGAGATTCCATTCTGGCTGATGCAGTTGAGGCCATTATTGGCGCCATCCATCTTGAAAATCATGGCGATATGGCGGCATGTAAACGCGTTATCCTTAACTGGTATCAGTCTCGCTTAGAAAAACTATCCGTTAAAGACACGTTGAAAGATCCTAAAACGCGTTTGCAAGAGTTTCTGCAATCTAGGCAACAACCTTTACCTCAGTACGAGGTTGTCAATGTTAAGGGACAGGCGCACCAGCAGACTTTCTTTGTGGAATGTCGTGTGGAGAGCTTGGAAGAGGTTGCTTATGGAAAAGGAACCAGTCGAAGAATTGCTGAACAGGTGGCAGCTGGTGAGGCACTTATTCTTTTGGGTGTGGACACTCGAGAAGAGAAACAATAG
- a CDS encoding DUF4845 domain-containing protein — protein MNSRNQQGWTMWSLAFSLSIIGFFAWIGLKIFPLYMDNSTIHSVLEPLAQDRTLVDESYDSISRTILKRLSINSIRWIQDKDIEFVEEDQYTQVRIDYEKRIKMVSNIDLIVTFENHVNLPNN, from the coding sequence ATGAATAGCCGTAATCAACAGGGTTGGACAATGTGGTCGCTGGCTTTTTCTTTGTCAATCATAGGCTTTTTTGCTTGGATTGGGTTAAAGATCTTTCCTCTGTATATGGATAACAGCACTATTCATTCGGTTTTAGAACCGTTAGCTCAAGATCGAACATTAGTTGATGAGTCTTATGACTCCATTAGCAGAACTATTTTAAAGCGATTGAGTATCAATAGTATCAGGTGGATACAAGATAAGGATATCGAATTCGTAGAAGAAGATCAGTACACCCAAGTCCGCATAGATTATGAAAAGCGTATCAAGATGGTTTCAAATATTGATCTGATAGTGACCTTCGAGAACCACGTTAATTTACCCAATAACTAG
- the lepB gene encoding signal peptidase I, with translation MDFPLVLVVLTFACALGWVFDFLVLRKPRSLQLAQARTDMGLSQDQELSNDQQHILDKIAKEPYLVELSKSFFPVFFVVLVVRSFLVEPFQIPSGSMLPTLKVDDFILVNKFEYGVRLPVAGTKVIPYKDPARGDVMVFKFPNNPKINFIKRVVGLPGDRIRYQDKQLFINNQLIETQLAQAPSLQNRMGRYTEQLGAVSHSIYKANSSARVNKTWVVPEGHYFVMGDNRDNSNDSRFWGFVPDNLVVGKAFAVWMHWESIFSLPTFGENRWIE, from the coding sequence ATCGATTTTCCACTGGTTTTGGTGGTATTAACGTTTGCGTGTGCACTGGGATGGGTATTTGATTTTCTAGTGTTGAGAAAGCCTAGAAGTCTGCAATTGGCTCAGGCTCGAACTGATATGGGGCTTTCTCAAGATCAAGAGCTTAGCAACGATCAACAACATATTCTTGATAAGATCGCAAAAGAGCCATATTTGGTTGAGCTGAGTAAGTCATTTTTTCCAGTTTTCTTTGTTGTTCTGGTCGTTCGGTCTTTTCTTGTTGAGCCGTTTCAGATTCCCTCTGGCTCTATGTTGCCTACCTTGAAGGTTGATGACTTCATTCTTGTAAATAAATTTGAGTATGGGGTGCGTCTTCCGGTTGCCGGAACCAAAGTGATTCCTTATAAGGATCCCGCTCGTGGCGATGTAATGGTTTTCAAATTTCCAAATAATCCAAAAATTAACTTTATTAAGCGCGTGGTTGGACTACCGGGAGACAGGATTCGTTACCAAGACAAGCAATTGTTTATTAACAACCAGTTGATTGAGACGCAATTGGCGCAGGCGCCAAGCTTGCAAAATCGTATGGGACGCTATACTGAACAGTTAGGAGCGGTGTCTCACTCCATTTACAAAGCCAACTCATCAGCGCGAGTAAATAAGACTTGGGTGGTACCTGAGGGGCATTACTTCGTTATGGGCGATAACCGAGATAACAGTAATGACAGTCGCTTCTGGGGCTTTGTTCCAGATAATTTGGTAGTTGGTAAGGCATTCGCTGTATGGATGCACTGGGAAAGTATCTTTAGCTTGCCTACGTTTGGTGAGAACCGTTGGATAGAGTAA
- the lepA gene encoding translation elongation factor 4, which yields MSSLDHIRNFSIIAHIDHGKSTIADRFIQICGGLSEREMAAQVLDSMDLERERGITIKAQSVTLNFKSQDGNTYQLNFIDTPGHVDFSYEVSRSLAACEGALLVVDAAQGVEAQSVANCYTAIEQGLEVVPVLNKMDLPQAEPDRVKSEIEDIIGIEAEDAVPCSAKSGLGIEEVLEALVAKIPAPEGNVDADLQALIIDSWFDNYLGVVSLVRVKNGTLKKGDKISIKSTGQVHSVDRIGIFTPKRTDTGILKAGEVGFICASIKDIQGAPVGDTITHQKTPDVPSLPGFQKVKPQVYAGLFPVSSDDYEDFREALAKLTLNDASLFYEPESSDALGFGFRCGFLGMLHMEIIQERLEREYDLDLITTAPTVVYEVVTTKGETILVDNPSKLPATASIAEMREPIVRVNILVPQDYLGNVISLCVEKRGIQKDMQFVGGQVALAYEIPMSEVVMDFFDRLKSVSRGFASLDFTFERFEPSDMVRLDVLINGDRVDALAIIVHRAISQSKGRALVEKMKELIPRQMYDVAIQAAIGNQVVARTNVKALRKNVTAKCYGGDVSRKKKLLQKQKEGKKRMKQVGNVEVPQEAFLAVLRVDD from the coding sequence GTGAGTTCTTTGGATCATATTCGTAATTTTTCAATTATTGCTCATATCGATCATGGTAAGTCCACGATTGCAGATCGTTTTATCCAGATCTGTGGTGGACTAAGTGAACGTGAGATGGCAGCACAGGTTTTGGATTCTATGGATCTTGAGCGTGAGCGTGGAATTACGATTAAGGCTCAGAGCGTGACTCTTAATTTCAAAAGCCAGGATGGTAATACGTATCAATTAAATTTCATTGATACGCCGGGACACGTTGACTTTTCCTATGAAGTATCCCGTTCATTAGCGGCGTGTGAAGGTGCCTTATTGGTTGTTGATGCCGCTCAGGGTGTGGAAGCACAATCGGTTGCGAACTGCTATACCGCAATCGAACAAGGTCTCGAGGTTGTTCCTGTTCTGAATAAAATGGACTTGCCTCAAGCCGAGCCTGATCGTGTTAAATCAGAAATTGAAGACATTATCGGTATTGAAGCGGAAGATGCTGTTCCTTGTAGTGCAAAAAGTGGTTTAGGCATTGAAGAAGTGCTTGAGGCGCTGGTTGCCAAGATTCCTGCCCCTGAAGGGAATGTCGATGCCGATCTCCAGGCGCTGATCATTGACTCCTGGTTTGATAACTATCTTGGCGTGGTTTCCTTGGTTCGTGTTAAGAACGGTACCTTAAAAAAAGGCGATAAGATCTCTATTAAGTCGACGGGGCAAGTCCACTCTGTTGATCGTATTGGTATCTTTACACCTAAGCGTACAGACACCGGAATATTAAAAGCCGGTGAAGTGGGCTTTATTTGTGCAAGTATCAAGGACATTCAAGGTGCGCCTGTAGGGGATACCATCACCCATCAAAAAACACCGGATGTTCCTAGTCTGCCAGGTTTCCAGAAGGTGAAACCTCAGGTTTACGCAGGGCTTTTCCCTGTGAGTTCGGATGATTACGAAGATTTCCGGGAAGCGTTGGCGAAGTTGACGTTGAATGATGCGTCTCTTTTCTATGAGCCGGAATCGTCAGATGCTTTAGGTTTTGGTTTCCGTTGTGGCTTCCTTGGGATGTTGCATATGGAGATCATTCAGGAGCGTCTTGAGCGCGAATATGATCTTGATTTGATCACAACTGCTCCGACTGTGGTATATGAAGTAGTTACCACAAAAGGTGAAACCATTCTGGTTGATAACCCGTCCAAGTTACCAGCAACAGCGTCTATCGCTGAAATGAGGGAGCCGATTGTTCGCGTGAATATTCTGGTTCCTCAGGATTACTTAGGGAATGTCATCAGCTTGTGTGTTGAAAAGCGCGGTATTCAAAAAGATATGCAGTTTGTCGGTGGCCAGGTAGCTCTTGCCTATGAAATCCCAATGAGTGAAGTGGTGATGGATTTCTTCGATCGTTTGAAATCCGTTAGCCGTGGTTTTGCGTCTCTTGATTTTACCTTTGAGCGTTTCGAGCCGTCAGACATGGTCCGATTAGATGTTCTTATCAACGGTGATCGTGTTGATGCTTTGGCGATTATTGTTCACCGCGCGATCAGTCAGAGTAAAGGTCGCGCATTGGTGGAAAAAATGAAAGAGTTGATTCCACGTCAAATGTACGATGTGGCAATTCAGGCGGCGATTGGTAACCAGGTGGTTGCTCGAACCAATGTAAAAGCATTACGTAAAAATGTAACGGCTAAATGTTACGGTGGTGACGTGAGCCGTAAGAAAAAATTGCTTCAGAAGCAGAAGGAAGGTAAAAAGCGTATGAAGCAAGTGGGTAATGTAGAAGTACCACAAGAAGCATTCTTAGCAGTATTAAGGGTAGATGACTGA
- a CDS encoding YfiR family protein, whose translation MPTLYSLLALFILCPSTVLSETIDKNKMLKIEAAYLYKFTKFIQWPDHLFEQSSNLNICLLGNELAPLNRLLSKGVSGKQSNGRTLQIYHYQTSLPQNNDPKCHLVYLDTVSAQSLEAKLNKTTTLLISSPHNEHKTESLIYLDIQQGKLVFFINQQHLDDSQLDINAALLSLARKHL comes from the coding sequence GTGCCTACCTTATATTCGCTGTTAGCCTTATTTATTCTTTGCCCCTCAACCGTGTTGAGCGAGACCATTGATAAGAACAAGATGCTAAAGATCGAAGCCGCTTATCTGTACAAGTTCACCAAATTTATTCAATGGCCTGATCATCTTTTTGAACAAAGCTCAAACCTTAATATTTGTTTACTGGGTAACGAACTCGCACCACTAAATCGCCTATTAAGCAAAGGAGTATCAGGAAAACAATCTAACGGCCGAACCCTTCAGATTTATCATTACCAAACCAGCTTACCCCAGAACAACGATCCCAAGTGCCATCTGGTTTATCTTGATACTGTCTCCGCACAGTCTCTGGAAGCAAAACTGAATAAAACCACAACACTTCTGATCAGCTCACCTCATAATGAGCACAAAACAGAGAGTCTTATCTATCTCGACATTCAACAAGGCAAACTGGTCTTTTTCATTAATCAACAACACCTGGACGACTCTCAATTGGATATCAATGCAGCGCTGCTATCACTCGCGAGGAAACACTTATGA
- a CDS encoding HAMP domain-containing sensor histidine kinase, which produces MSKWFSKLTFQRKVLYVIIAVSILAVVVSVTPQQINIVTQQKENLITQSRLQAKLIGQISAAGISFEQTDAVNELLASLKVSPNILAATILKRDEFTQELSVFATFGPSVSVENFNKIIDQSDLDLGEEHAYIFEPITLDGSIIGYTVLTVDLKDLHNQVFNSVFLTIIAVASALAIAFYISNIAQKALTKPIEILTETTSKVAKEQDYGLRAEVISDDELGMLSRSFNRMLDELERYDLQRKEQEDEIIRLNQSLEKKVEMRTNELKNANQKLTDSLQQLQNTQKQMVEQEKMASLGSLVAGVAHEINTPIGIGITAISHLEHIISELEEPFYQGKLSKSNFENALRNLKECHNLVFSNLERAAQLVKSFKMVAVDQSSEEKRLFNLKNYLSDVITSLRPELRKTNLTLELNVDASLFLNSFPGAFSQIFTNLIMNSIIHGFNPSDTGLILISAKLEEDTLVIDYKDSGKGISADISQKIFDPFFTTNRDTGGSGLGTHIIYNLVTQALNGSIELDNSAEQGAHFIIMIPWEKVKAGTV; this is translated from the coding sequence ATGAGCAAGTGGTTCAGTAAATTAACGTTCCAACGAAAAGTACTCTACGTCATTATTGCTGTTAGTATCCTCGCAGTTGTTGTGAGTGTTACACCCCAACAAATCAATATCGTCACTCAACAGAAAGAAAACCTAATCACCCAATCACGGCTTCAGGCTAAGTTAATTGGTCAGATATCTGCGGCAGGTATCAGTTTCGAACAAACAGACGCCGTAAATGAACTCCTTGCCTCGCTTAAAGTGTCTCCAAACATTCTTGCAGCCACTATTTTAAAACGAGATGAATTCACTCAGGAACTGAGTGTCTTTGCCACTTTTGGCCCTTCTGTGTCCGTGGAGAATTTCAACAAAATCATTGATCAAAGTGATCTGGATCTAGGAGAAGAACACGCCTATATCTTCGAACCTATCACACTGGATGGCAGTATTATTGGATACACCGTTCTGACTGTTGATTTAAAAGACTTGCACAATCAAGTATTCAACAGCGTGTTCTTAACCATCATTGCAGTGGCCTCAGCACTGGCGATTGCATTTTATATATCAAACATCGCTCAGAAAGCGCTGACAAAACCGATAGAAATCCTTACCGAGACAACCTCTAAAGTAGCAAAAGAACAGGATTACGGTTTACGTGCCGAAGTGATATCGGACGATGAGCTAGGCATGCTAAGCCGTTCGTTTAACCGTATGCTGGATGAATTAGAACGCTACGATTTGCAAAGAAAAGAACAAGAAGACGAAATCATTCGACTCAATCAAAGTCTTGAGAAAAAAGTCGAAATGCGAACCAATGAGCTAAAGAATGCCAACCAAAAATTGACGGATAGTTTGCAACAGCTCCAAAACACTCAAAAGCAAATGGTTGAACAGGAAAAGATGGCATCTCTAGGGAGCCTAGTTGCCGGCGTTGCTCACGAAATTAACACCCCTATTGGTATCGGCATTACAGCGATCTCTCACTTGGAACACATCATCAGTGAATTAGAGGAACCTTTTTATCAAGGCAAGCTCAGTAAGAGTAACTTTGAGAATGCGCTAAGAAATCTCAAAGAATGCCATAACCTGGTGTTCTCAAATCTTGAACGAGCCGCCCAACTGGTTAAAAGTTTCAAGATGGTCGCGGTGGATCAATCCAGCGAAGAAAAACGATTATTTAACCTCAAAAACTATCTCAGTGACGTTATTACATCTCTACGACCAGAACTACGTAAAACCAACCTGACACTGGAACTGAATGTGGATGCCAGTCTGTTCTTAAACAGCTTCCCTGGTGCCTTTTCCCAGATATTTACCAATCTCATCATGAACTCCATCATTCATGGCTTCAATCCTTCAGATACCGGGCTCATTCTTATCTCTGCCAAACTGGAAGAAGATACCTTAGTTATTGATTATAAAGACTCTGGCAAAGGGATTTCTGCGGACATTTCCCAGAAGATCTTCGATCCGTTCTTCACCACAAACAGGGATACCGGTGGTAGTGGTTTAGGCACACACATTATCTACAACTTAGTCACCCAAGCCTTAAACGGAAGCATTGAACTGGATAATTCCGCCGAACAGGGAGCGCATTTCATCATTATGATCCCTTGGGAAAAAGTAAAAGCAGGAACTGTGTAA
- a CDS encoding DUF4112 domain-containing protein: MQSEDDLKLSLKRLNRFSRIMETQWRIPFTKIRFGLDFLIGLVPVVGDVLTGLLSLWLIKESLRYQLPKRIYIKMVLNVLLDVLVGSIPLLGDFFDLMFKANRRNLKLVIEHLESSK; encoded by the coding sequence ATGCAATCGGAAGATGACCTGAAACTGAGCCTTAAACGACTTAATCGATTTTCACGGATAATGGAAACTCAATGGCGAATACCATTTACAAAAATTCGCTTTGGTTTGGATTTTCTTATTGGCTTGGTTCCTGTTGTAGGGGATGTCCTAACAGGGCTGTTGAGTCTTTGGTTAATCAAAGAGAGTCTGCGCTACCAACTGCCAAAACGTATCTATATCAAGATGGTTCTGAATGTACTGTTGGATGTACTGGTGGGCTCAATTCCACTTCTTGGGGATTTCTTTGACTTAATGTTTAAAGCCAATCGACGTAACTTAAAACTGGTAATTGAACACTTAGAGTCGTCTAAATAA
- a CDS encoding cold-shock protein — translation MSNSDSSKNIITTIVTAVVAPLVGGAVLFALGMLPEALTLETLAIGYVVFVLSILLVEFVLSAVLSSSPSEGRGKSRYVTEQEDVRETGTVKWFNVSKGFGFITRDQGEDIFVHFRSIRGRGHRFLKEGQKVKFDVIKGDKGLQADDVAILKQQ, via the coding sequence ATGAGTAATAGTGATTCTTCTAAAAATATAATAACGACGATTGTCACTGCTGTAGTCGCTCCTCTTGTAGGCGGAGCAGTGCTTTTTGCTTTAGGTATGCTTCCTGAAGCACTTACCCTAGAAACTCTTGCAATCGGCTATGTAGTGTTTGTGCTTTCCATTCTTTTAGTTGAGTTTGTGTTAAGTGCAGTTTTATCTTCTAGTCCGTCTGAAGGTCGTGGTAAAAGCCGTTACGTTACTGAGCAAGAAGATGTTCGTGAAACAGGTACGGTTAAGTGGTTCAATGTTTCAAAAGGCTTTGGTTTTATTACCCGTGATCAAGGGGAAGATATTTTTGTACACTTCCGTTCTATCCGTGGTCGTGGACACCGTTTTCTTAAAGAAGGCCAGAAAGTTAAGTTTGATGTAATCAAAGGTGATAAAGGTCTTCAGGCGGATGATGTTGCTATTCTAAAGCAGCAATAA
- a CDS encoding SlyX family protein, which translates to MSSKVEDLETRLAFQEDTLETINKIVIEQQKEIEKLHSYIRILKDKISSVESSIPLAENDAPPPHY; encoded by the coding sequence ATGAGCAGCAAAGTAGAAGATCTGGAAACTCGTCTGGCTTTTCAGGAAGACACTCTAGAAACCATCAATAAAATCGTCATAGAACAGCAAAAAGAAATTGAAAAGCTGCACAGCTATATTCGCATACTGAAAGATAAGATCTCCTCTGTTGAGAGTTCTATTCCATTAGCAGAAAACGACGCGCCACCACCCCATTATTGA